The Brassica oleracea var. oleracea cultivar TO1000 chromosome C7, BOL, whole genome shotgun sequence sequence AATGAGAAAGAGGATCATGAAAGAAAGTCTATTGAAAAGTGTACACAAAGAAATGATTGGCCAAATCAGAAAGATGCAATAGACAAAGATATAAACTTCTTGTGAAATAGAGAAGTATTTGGACCAGTAGTCCATACACTAAAAGGTGTAAAACAAGTGAGATGTAAATGAACCGTTGCACACAAAGAAGGATCAATATGAAATTAATTGTGAAGAGACATAATTTCATGTGGTAGATGCAACTAGTTTCAAGTTCCTTATAGTCTGGTAATAAAGGAAGAACTTGAATGAAACAATCCACTTGAAAAATGTTAATCCCTGAAAGTATAATCCATGAAGGATTGATGATATCAAAATCATGTTCCCGGGAACTCTGCATATTCGATCGAATTGAAACAAACTATTTTATGGGATATATGAAATATTATAAGGTTAACAAATGTATCCATTTGTATTTATCAAGAGATTATAAATCAATAGAATCATGATTTGAATATAATCAAAACTCCTGAAGAGTTATAGAAAAATTATATTTTGGAAGAAAACTCTTGACAATACTATATTGTTTTTATGTATTCTAAACTGGAGATCTAAAACTGAGATGTTATCATAAAGATCCTTAAAGTATTTTATTTAAGACGCTCGTATATGTTTGGTCCTGAAATACCATACGTAAGAGTGTTATTTAAGAAAATTATTAATCTTTTTCATTACTGAAAGATGTAATTTCATATGAAAAAGAAGAAATTCATAATAGTAACTTCTATAGTTACAAATGAATAATTCGTATGTACGAGACGAATTTCTATACGATTATATGTAAGAAATTTGGTTTGAAATCCAAATAGACCAATAAACTATTGTCTAAGTCAAAAGAGAATTATGGACAAGAAGTCTAAAGGCCCTAGATATCATAATAGAAATGAATAGAGTTTATTCTCTTAAGCTTAATTCTCTGAAGAGAGTTGATTGGAATGCATATCCTGAAGATATTGTTTCCAGGGAAAGAAATATGATATTAAGTGTGGTTGTACTTTTTTTCCTTATCATGGTTTTTTTTTTCCCATTGGGTTTTTCCATGACAAGGTTTTAACGAGGCAACAAAGAACATACAAAAGATAGACAACCAAAGAGAATGTTACAATTTGAGAGATGAAAATCTATCATTGTTCTAAAGGTTCTATGACTACTCATTCGAGGGGGAGCTTACGTAGTTGTACTCTTTTTACTTTTACTACGGTTTTTCCCATTGGGTTTTCCATGACTAGGTTTTTAACGAGGCACCACGTAATACAAGATGGATGATCAAGGGGGAGTGTTATAAATTAAGCATTGAAATGATCATCCACTTCTTTACCAAACTCAAGCACTATGATCATCCACTCCTTTACCAACTCAAGCACTATGATCATCTACTCATCAAGCACTATGATCACCCACTCATTTACCAAATTAAGCACTATCTTTGTTATTTTATGTATTGTTGTTCACTATAAATACCATCACTCATCTCACTCTTTTGTACACCAAAAACAAGAACAAGAGTTTATAATCAAAGAATCATTACATTTTCTTCTTCCTTCTTATAATAAACTCTCTCCCTTATACTAGTGTTATTTGCTTCCTACGGGTATTAAATTCTACTCTTATTTAAATTTCTCGATACTATAAATTATAAGTTATTTCATAACAGTTATGAGTTAATCTAACTTAAACCAAAATACAATCTTTCTATATATTTCTGGCATTTTTGTAGTGATATCTAAACCTATAATTCGATCATTTTCCCGACCTACATTCTTCTTCTTCTTATTTTGAGAAACGACAATTGTACTCCGCATTAATTACAACAGACACACAGTAACAGGGACCAAGAGATGGGAATATAGAGTGCACGAGATTCCATATTGTTCATGTTTAAATTACATACGTAACAGTTTAAGAGTTATATGCAACAGTACCGCATAAGTTAAAAGAAAATAACAGTACCGCATATGCAGAATGGACCACTAATTATTCCTCAAAAACCAAAGTACAACTCTCTACTTCATCCCATACATGTGTATGTAAGTTAGTGTAAGGACCGAGGGCTAAAATAATTGCATAGGCTATATGGATAGACACAAGGGCTACATCATACATTTGTGAATATTACAATTATTTCATCAAAAGTAAAGTACTCCTCATCTATATATGTATATCATTATAGTTGTTTAAAACTTCGCTGGTGAAAAGACTAGCAAGAAAATAGAAGTTGTGAGTTTAGAAGCTACTGCAAATTACAAAAAAAAAAATGGAGAGTCTGATGATGATGGAAACGGCCAAGACCATTTGGTGGATAATAGTTATAGGAGTGCTAGGTTTAGGGTTTCGTATATACGGCAAAGCCATGACGGAGCAATGGAGGATGCGGAGGAGGCTGACGATGCAAGGTGTGAAGGGTCCTCCGCCGTCGCTATTTCGCGGAAACGTGCCGGAGATGCAAAGAATTGAATCACAAACAATGATCAATAAACACTACTCTGGTGATAATATCATCGCACATGACTACACTTCTTCTCTCTTCCCCTATCTCGATCATTGGCAAAAACAATACGGTATGCTTACATTTTTTTTGTTCAAAGGGATCTATAGTCTCATAATATAGTCTATAGTTCTAATTCGAGGCGGATTAGTCCTTTTGGATTACATAAAACTTTTTATTCTGGACGGATGAAGCAAACAGAAACAAACTAATAAATATCTTCATAGAATCTATATGCGGTGCGGTGGTCAAGTTTTCTTCTTCTTTCAATCTGTTTGATTGTAGACTACATCTTGTACATATTGATCGAGAATCGGAGATTTAAATCTACTTGGTTATATATAATTACGTACACACATATAATATGTAACTATCGTTGATTTACATACATGCGTCCATTTTTTTGCATACATATATGCATATTGATTGAGAGCTTATATATATATATATGTGTGTGTGTGTGTGTGTGTTTGTGTCAGTGTGTGTAACATATGCATGGACTGACAACTAATGCCGCAGAATTTAAAATTTGAGAAAAGATGTCTTATTCATTAGTTAGTTTATAGAAAGCCAATAAGATTTTTGTGATCGGGTCAACTTGATCAAAAGCTAGCAGCTTATATTATATGATTTCCTACCCAATGATTCATTTTTATTCCTTTTTCTGGTACTCTTTCTAAACATATAATGTTTTAGGAAGTTTTTGATGTTTTAAAATAGATGATGTTTTCACATATTAATACACTTTTTAACTTTATCAAAAAACTGTGTAACCAATGATATTTTGTAGTGTGTTTTGTGATTGGTTAAATAATTTTTAATTTATATTTTACTCACATTTTCAAAATAAAAAATAAGTTTTTTAATAGCCGTGCACAATTCTAAAACTTCATCTATTTTGAAAAGAGAGAGTAATAGACTAGAGATATCTTTTAAATTATTTTAAATTTGTTAAATAGAAAAAGTTGTCACTTCGCCAACACGCGTGGAACCGTAATTGTAATTTATCATCATTTCAGTTGATTAAAGAAGAACCAATCTTGGATCGTCGCCGAATCCGATATATAATTTCTTGTCTTTTGGAATATATAACTAATTTTTCTTTACATTTATTGTATATTCCTTTTACAAATATAATTTATAGAAAATAATTATAATGAAGGGACGGTGTACACATACTCGACGGGGATGAAGCAACACTTGTACGCAAACCACCCTGAGGTGGTGAAAGAGCTTAACCTAGCCAACACTCTTAACCTTGGCAAAGTCTCCTACGTCACCAAACGCCTTAAATCCATTCTCGGCTGTGGCGTCATCACATCTAATGGGCCTCATTGGGCTCATCAACGCCGTATCATCGCCCCTGAGTTCTTCCTCGACAAAGTCAAGGGAATGGTTGGTTTGGTGGTTGAATCGGCGATGCCAATGCTTAGCAAATGGGAAGAGATGGTTAAAAGTAGAGAAGGTGAAACATTTTGTGACATAAGAGTGGACGAAGACCTAAGAGCTGTCTCTGCTGATGTCATCTCTAGAGCTTGCTTTGGGAGCTCTTTCTCCAAAAGCAAAGAGATTTTCTCTAAGCTTAGATGTCTTCAAAAGGCCATCACTCACAATAACATCCTCTTCAGCCTCAATGGCTTCACGTATGTGGATTTATAAAACCATTTAGTTGTTTATATACATTAAGCAAATATAGTATTGTTGAGTGATTATTATGTGGGTATATGGTTGCAAGTGATATTGTGTTCGGGACTAAGAAGCATGGGAATGGAAATATTGAGGAGCTAGAGAAGCATATCGAGTCTTTGATATGGGAAACCGTTAAGGAGAGAGAGAAAGAATGTGTGGGAGATCACAAGAAGGATCTAATGCAATTGATACTAGAAGGAGCAATGAGTAGTTGTGATGGTAGCTTGGTTGACAAGGCATCATCTTACAAAAGTTTTGTGGTGGACAATTGTAAGAGCATCTATTTTGCTGGCCATGAGACCAGTGCGGTTGCTGTCTCTTGGTGTATTATGCTCCTCGCGCTAAACCCTTCTTGGCAAACTCGGATTCGTGATGAAGTCCTGAGTTTCTGTAAGAATGGTATCCCCGACATAGATTCTATTTCCAGCCTCAAGACGGTAAGTCAAGTCTCTCGTCCTCAAAATATAGACCATTTTCAGAACCTAACATCTCTTATATAGGTGACAATGGTTATTCAAGAAACGTTGAGGTTATATCCACCAGCAGCATTTGTGTCAAGAGAAGCACTTGAGGACACAAAACTTGGAAACCTCGTGGTGCCAAAGGGAGTATGCATCTGGATATTGATCCCTACGTTGCACAGAGATCCCGAGATATGGGGAGCTGATGCAAATGAATTTAGGCCAGAGAGATTCAGTGAAGGAGTCTCTAAAGCTTGTAAATACCCTCAGTCCTTCGTTCCGTTTGGCTTAGGTACAAGGCTGTGTTTAGGAAAAAACTTTGGTATGATGGAGCTCAAGGTTCTTGTGTCTCTTATTGTGTCAAGGTTTAGTTTTACTCTGTCTCCCACATACCAACACTCTCCAGTGTTCAGAATGCTTGTTGAGCCTCAACATGGTGTTGTCATTAGGGTTATTCCAAATTAAATAAGATCTTATGATATATATATGGTACTAGCTTGTGGCTTTAGTTTTTACTCCCTTAATAGTAACAGTATTTTCTTTCATATGTGATATTGTAAATAATGATTTACAAATATATATCGAAAAAAAAACTTGTACTAAGTAGGGTTTACCAATACTCATCGTTTTCGCTTTTATAGTGGAAGTAACTTGTATTTATTGGAAAAATATTGTTTGACGGTGATGCATTTTTCTCTTCATAAATCTATTTATTGCTTAAATTCCTAGGCCACACTTTGGTAACAATGTTAGCTGAGTGGATCAAAGTTCAAGGATGTTGTAAATCATAAACAAAATAAAGAACTCTCGATTGTTATCCTACCATTCGCACGTCCAACTCTTTTGCACTCTCTTTTCTTTTTAACACTGAAAAATTATATTTCACATTAGAAACAGATTACACAAGATCAAATCCAAAGCCCACTAGTTATACAAACCCTTCAGAGTCCAAAACCAGCGGATAAAGATCAAATCCAAACTCTTTTGCACTGTCATACAATACATCCCGAACAGTAACGATTCTACTTTATAAAAAATTTCTAGAATATATAGTTAGACTAGTGTGATCTGGGATGGATTCAGTGATATCATTTTTGATTAGTACACATAATCCAACAACCCACGAAACCACAAGGCCCACAAGGCCACAACTTTTGTAAGCTTCGGAACTTTGCTCACTTATATGGGTCGATACACAAATGTGTTAGTTATTTTATTTCGAGTCAATTAGCTAAAAAACCTCAAAAAAATTATAAATTAGGTAAATACACGTGATATGACAAGTTGTTTATCTATCAACAAAGATACTATGGTGTGGAATTTAGGGTATTGAGTTAATTATGGGAAAAATTGTGTATATGGAATGCAATTTCACTTTTATTTTCTTTTTTAATTTATTTTTATTCTAACTTCAATATATTAGTATTGGTTTATTGGGTTTGATAATCATAGTCTGCTTGTTGGAAAAGGAAGAAAAAGACAATCGTAGTATGCTACAAGTGAAAACGACATTGTTGGTTTAGTTTTGATCTATAGTTTAATCTGGTCATCACATAGAATTGAACTTTCAATCAAATGGTCTGCAAATGTTTAGATCCTTCTTGAAAAGAACTTGTTTCATATAAGGAAAAGTGATTGCTAGCTACATGAAGTATTGGTCACCACATGGCTAACCATGCAAACTAAATTAATATATACCTAGCCACACGAAGTATATGTTATGCATGACAACATCCCTCAACTTTATGATGTTATGTAGTTAACATCACGAGTTTAATTTCATTTATCCAAAAACCTATGTGGATGTTAGAGATCGTTTAAATATCTTGTTTCCACAGTTAAAATATGACCCATCCGACTATAATTTAACTAAAATTAGATTTTGACCCACATTTTAAAAGNNNNNNNNNNNNNNNNNNNNNNNNNNNNNNNNNNNNNNNNNNNNNNNNNNNNNNNNNNNNNNNNNNNNNNNNNNNNNNNNNNNNNNNNNNNNNNNNNNNNNNNNNNNNNNNNNNNNNNNNNNNNNNNNNNNNNNNNNNNNNNNNNNNNNNNNNNNNNNNNNNNNNNNNNNNNNNNNNNNNNNNNNNNNNNNNNNNNNNNNNNNNNNNNNNNNNNNNNNNNNNNNNNNNNNNNNNNNNNNNNNNNNNNNNNNNNNNNNNNNNNNNNNNNNNNNNNNNNNNNNNNNNNNNNNNNNNNNNNNNNNNNNNNNNNNNNNNNNNNNNNNNNNNNNNNNNNNNNNNNNNNNNNNNNNNNNNNNNNNNNNNNNNNNNNNNNNNNNNNNNNNNNNNNNNNNNNNNNNNNNNNNNNNNNNNNNNNNNNNNNNNNNNNNNNNNNNNNNNNNNNNNNNNNNNNNNNNNNNNNNNNNNNNNNNNNNNNNNNNNNNNNNNNNNNNNNNNNNNNNNNNNNNNNNNNNNNNNNATACATTTGTTTAGTTTGCATGGTTAGCCATGTGATAATCAATACTTCATGTAGTCAGCAATCATTTTTCCTTCATATAATTATTAGATCAAACTTACATAAATGGAAAATCCCAACAAACTCGTGTTTAATTGATTTGTTTTGTATTTTTCTAGATTGTGGGTGGAAGCATGATAATTAAGCTTTCTATAAAGTTTAGCCAACCACACCAACCCACCTTGCCTTTTTTTCTCGCGTTAATAAATGAAAAGGGAAAATAACATTTGATTTCAAGATTAAAAGCTATGCAAAAATATTGAAAATAAAATTGATAATAAGAGCGA is a genomic window containing:
- the LOC106301886 gene encoding cytochrome P450 714A1, with the translated sequence MESLMMMETAKTIWWIIVIGVLGLGFRIYGKAMTEQWRMRRRLTMQGVKGPPPSLFRGNVPEMQRIESQTMINKHYSGDNIIAHDYTSSLFPYLDHWQKQYGTVYTYSTGMKQHLYANHPEVVKELNLANTLNLGKVSYVTKRLKSILGCGVITSNGPHWAHQRRIIAPEFFLDKVKGMVGLVVESAMPMLSKWEEMVKSREGETFCDIRVDEDLRAVSADVISRACFGSSFSKSKEIFSKLRCLQKAITHNNILFSLNGFTDIVFGTKKHGNGNIEELEKHIESLIWETVKEREKECVGDHKKDLMQLILEGAMSSCDGSLVDKASSYKSFVVDNCKSIYFAGHETSAVAVSWCIMLLALNPSWQTRIRDEVLSFCKNGIPDIDSISSLKTVTMVIQETLRLYPPAAFVSREALEDTKLGNLVVPKGVCIWILIPTLHRDPEIWGADANEFRPERFSEGVSKACKYPQSFVPFGLGTRLCLGKNFGMMELKVLVSLIVSRFSFTLSPTYQHSPVFRMLVEPQHGVVIRVIPN